GCCCTTGATCTCGCGCTCGTAGATCTCCTGCTTGACCACGGCGTCCTTGCGGTTGTCGCCGACCGCCCGCAGGTGCAGCGCCAGGTAGGGGACCTTGACGTGCCGGTCCAGCCAGGCCTCGGTGGCCGGCCGCGCGGTCGCGTCCCGGCCCGAGCAGAAGACCACCCCGTGCCCGGCCGCGTGCATCGCCCGCACCGCCGCGATCACCGCCTCGTTCGGCGCGTCCTCCCCGACCCGGGTCATGTCGTACGGGCTGCGGGAGACGTTCAACGCCACCGTGCCGTCGATGTCGACCAGCACGATCGCCGGTGGCTCGGGGTGCGGCGGGTGGACCCGGGCCGGCGTGCCCGTGCGGGCCGTCGGCACCGGCAGCGGTAACGGCCGGTCGGCCAGGTAGCGCTCGTGCAGCCGGCGGATCGCCGCCTCGCCGACCCGGTCCGCCTCCGGCCGCGCGGCGTCCCGGCGCAGGCACTCCTCCAGCGGCACGTCGGTGAAGTCGTGCACCTCGAACGCGGCGCCGAACCGCTCGGCCAGCTCGGCCCAGTCCCGCAGCGTGCGGGAGCGCAGGTTGGTGTCGTCCACGCAGACGCTCACCCGGGCCGCCAGCAGCGCCTCCACCTGAGCCCGCTGGGCCCGGGTGACCTGCCCCTCGGCCCACTGGGTGAAGAGCCGCTCGCCGTGCATCATCCGGCGCAGGTCGTCGCGGTTGACCCGGACCACCCCCGGCTGGAGCCGCCGGGCGAAGGTGGTCTTGCCGGAGGCGGGCAGCCCACGCGTCGCGATCAGGCAGAACATCCGCTTCACCCCTGTCCGTCCGATCCCGGTGCCACGGTACGACGGGGAATGCCCCCGGTCCGGGCGGGAATGCGTACGACGAGGCGAGCGTTGCGCCTGCCGGACCTCGTGTGCGGCCCGCTCGCCGGGTCGGCGGACGCCCATGGCACACTGGTCAATCGGCCACCGGTTCCGGTTCACGCCCAGAGCCCGTCGCGAACGACGGGGAGCACGACGGGCGACCCGGCGACCACCGACGAAAGGACCGAGGCGACATGAAGCCCAACATCCACCCGGAGTACGTGACCACCGAGGTCCGCTGCTCCTGCGGCA
This sequence is a window from Micromonospora sp. NBRC 110009. Protein-coding genes within it:
- a CDS encoding phosphatase domain-containing protein, which produces MFCLIATRGLPASGKTTFARRLQPGVVRVNRDDLRRMMHGERLFTQWAEGQVTRAQRAQVEALLAARVSVCVDDTNLRSRTLRDWAELAERFGAAFEVHDFTDVPLEECLRRDAARPEADRVGEAAIRRLHERYLADRPLPLPVPTARTGTPARVHPPHPEPPAIVLVDIDGTVALNVSRSPYDMTRVGEDAPNEAVIAAVRAMHAAGHGVVFCSGRDATARPATEAWLDRHVKVPYLALHLRAVGDNRKDAVVKQEIYEREIKGRYRVAGVFDDRQQVVRMWRSLGLTVFQVAEGDF